TCTGTTCCACCACTCTTCCATCGGATTTTGCCATTTCATAGTCTGCGGGAGTGGCGGAAACATAAATTACCCGTTCAGCCTTCTGTTCAAACTCATGGAACTTCAAAGGCCGGTTATCCAGAGCCGATGGAAGCCGGAAACCGAAATTTACCAGGGTCTCCTTACGGGAACGATCTCCCTTATACATGCCTCCTACCTGAGGTACGGCTATGTGAGACTCATCAAAAAAAATCAGCATATCATCGGGAAAATAATCAAAAAGGGTAGGCGGCGGTTCACCCGCATTGCGCCCTGTCAGATGACGGGAATAATTTTCTATCCCATTGCAGTAGCCGATTTCACAGAGCATTTCCAGGTCGTAGAGGGTTCTTTCTTCAATTCGCTGGGCTTCGATCAACTTGTTTTCATGGCGAAAAAATTCAATCCGATCCTTCAGCTCCCCTTCAATAGCCTTCATGGCTCGTTTGCGGGTGGTTTTTTCTGTCACATAATGGCTGCCTGGGAAAATGGCCGTCTTTTTCATCTTCCGAAGTATTTCACCACGTAGGGGGTCAATTTCTGAAAGCCCTTCAATCTCGTCTCCGAAAAATTCCACTCTGACAGCCCGGTCTTCCTCATAGGCAGGAAAAATTTCCACCCTGTCTCCCCTGACCCGGAAGGTACCCCTGTGGAAATCAAGATCACTGCGGGAATACTGCATGGCCGTCAGATCCCGGAGGAGGCGATCCCGGCCCTTTTCCTCACCAACACTCAGCTCAACCCGTAATGCCAGATAATCTTCCGGAGCACCGAGACCATAAATGCAGGAGACACTGGCTACTACAATGACATCCCTCCGGGTTAATACGGAACGGGTGGCAGAATGGCGCATTTTATCGATCATCTCATTGATGGCCGAGTCCTTGGCAATATAGGTATCGCTGGATGGAATATAGGCTTCCGGCTGGTAATAATCATAATAGCTGACAAAATATTCTACCGCATTGTGAGGAAAAAGCTGTCTGAACTCATTAAAGAGCTGCGCTGCTAGAGTTTTGTTGGGCGCAATGATCAGGGCGGGTCGACCGATACGGGCGATAACATGGGCCATGGTAAAGGTTTTGCCCGACCCGGTAACACCCAGTAAAACCTGGTGGGCGGCCTGTTCTTCTATCCCCTTCACCAAAACGTCAATGGCTGCAGGCTGATCTCCCTTGGGTTCAAAAGTAGAAACAAGCCGAAATTCACTGTCTCCGTAATCTGCTGCCTCTGCCTTTTTCATTCCAATCGCCACAAGGTCCCTTCCGGCTTATCCTCAAGAACCACGCCCATGTCCAACAGCTGCTGACGCACAGCATCGGCCTTATGGAAGTCCTTATGCTTCCGCGCTTCTGTTCTTTCCCGAACCAGCGCATCTATCTCAGAGGCATCAAGGCCCGTGGAAGAAAGGGCATTTTTTTTCTTGGTCTCAAAATAAACAGATGCTTCTTCATTCCCCAGTCCGAAAACATCTGCCATGGAGTAGCAATCTGCTATCAGGGCAGCCGCCTGCCTGTTAGATTTCGGGCTGCCTTCATCCATCAGCCGGTTTGCGGAACGGATGGCATCGTACATCAGCCCCATGGCTTTTGCCGTATTAAAATCGTCATCCATGGCTGCGCAGAAAGACTGCCACAATTCTCCCCGGCCATCCGGTAGAGTCAGATTGGACGCATGGGCCCTCAGAAAAAGGGCATAGAGTTTATCGAGGTTTTGAGCCGCCTCATCCAGGTACTGGTCCGTAAAATCAATGGGACTTCGGTAATGACTGGATAGGAGAAAAAGCCGGACGCTTTCCGGATGCCAGGTTTCAATCACATCCCTGACCCGAAGAAAGTTACCAAGGGATTTAGA
This genomic stretch from Desulfobotulus pelophilus harbors:
- the uvrB gene encoding excinuclease ABC subunit UvrB, whose amino-acid sequence is MKKAEAADYGDSEFRLVSTFEPKGDQPAAIDVLVKGIEEQAAHQVLLGVTGSGKTFTMAHVIARIGRPALIIAPNKTLAAQLFNEFRQLFPHNAVEYFVSYYDYYQPEAYIPSSDTYIAKDSAINEMIDKMRHSATRSVLTRRDVIVVASVSCIYGLGAPEDYLALRVELSVGEEKGRDRLLRDLTAMQYSRSDLDFHRGTFRVRGDRVEIFPAYEEDRAVRVEFFGDEIEGLSEIDPLRGEILRKMKKTAIFPGSHYVTEKTTRKRAMKAIEGELKDRIEFFRHENKLIEAQRIEERTLYDLEMLCEIGYCNGIENYSRHLTGRNAGEPPPTLFDYFPDDMLIFFDESHIAVPQVGGMYKGDRSRKETLVNFGFRLPSALDNRPLKFHEFEQKAERVIYVSATPADYEMAKSDGRVVEQIVRPTGLVDPLIEVRPAAHQVDDLYDEIRDCLQRGAKVLVTTLTKRMSEDLTDYYTEMGLRVRYLHSDISTLERIEIIQDLRMDRFDVLVGINLLREGLDIPEVALVAILDADKEGFLRSARSLIQTCGRAARNALGKVIMYADHRTRSMEKCIEETQRRRAIQLAFNEANGITPKTISKAIGSLLIFGVADEDNPDMAAVAEKELPFEAGRKGADLAAVIAGMEAEMQAASEELAFERAARLRDRIRELKGIQDV